The following DNA comes from Candidatus Aminicenantes bacterium.
TGCAGTTCTACCGGCCGCAAAAGGGCGAGATACTCATCGACGGCCGGCCGGCGACCGAGTACGAATCGAATTCACTGCGCCGGCATATCGGTTATGTGCCTCAGTCGCCAACGTTGCTTTCGGGGACCATCGCGGAAAACCTGCGCTACGGCGACCCCGAGGCGAACGCCGAGCAGATAGAAAAAGCGGCGCAGGCCGCCGGCATCCATGATTTTATCGCTTCTCTGCCGCAAGGCTACCAGGCCCTGGTCGGGGAGCGCGGCGTCAATTTCTCCGAGGGCCAGAAGCAGCGCCTGGCCATTGCCCGGGCTCTGGTGAAAAATCCCGATATCGTGGTCCTGGACGAACCGACCTCGGCCCTCGATTCCCGGACCGAAGCCTCGATCTTCGCCTCTTTACCCGAAATATTGCGCGGCAAAACGCTGTTCATCATCGCCCACCGCCTGAGCACCATCCGCCAGGCCGACCGTATTCTTTGTTTCGACGACAAGGGCCTTGTCGGGGCTGGTGGCCATGCCGAACTAGAAATAAATTGCCAATACTACCAGGCCATGCTGCGCAGCCAGAATGTTCAGAACTGAAGAAAAAGCCGAGCTTGGTAGACGGTTTACGGTAAACGGTAAGAAGTGAGTTTACATCTACAGTAGGTTTGAGGTTCGAAGTTCGATGTTCGACGTTGAAGAAATAATTGCGCTTGGTTTACGGTATACGGTGTAAGGCTCTGAAGGTCGCCGACGAGGGGATTTATGGCAACCGTAATCAAGCAAAATATTTCGAAAAATTGCTGTTACCGTCTGCCGTACACCGTCAACCGTATACCGCTTTTAGAAGCCGAGCAATGAATTGACCAGCCGGGTGATGGGCGTGGTGAGAAAGTCAAAAAAATTGAAATAGACTCCGGCCAACAAAAGCAAGAAACCATAAGGTTTGATTTCTTCGAAAGCCGAAAGGGCGTCGTTGTTCAAAAAAAATTCGGCTGCACCGGCACTGGCCAGGGGCGGGATGGGCAGCAGGTTGAAAACTCCGATGCACGCATTAGCCATGCAAAAAGGAAGGAGCACCTGGAGCGGGAAGAG
Coding sequences within:
- a CDS encoding ABC transporter ATP-binding protein; the protein is QFYRPQKGEILIDGRPATEYESNSLRRHIGYVPQSPTLLSGTIAENLRYGDPEANAEQIEKAAQAAGIHDFIASLPQGYQALVGERGVNFSEGQKQRLAIARALVKNPDIVVLDEPTSALDSRTEASIFASLPEILRGKTLFIIAHRLSTIRQADRILCFDDKGLVGAGGHAELEINCQYYQAMLRSQNVQN